In Nicotiana tabacum cultivar K326 chromosome 10, ASM71507v2, whole genome shotgun sequence, the DNA window ataacagAATCTACGCAAACTGCTATTGAAGAAAGACAAGTGTATCAAGACAAACAAACTGTAGCTGCTACAATGAAGCACTTTTCTGTGATGCACAAGTTCCAGTTCAGAGTTAAAAGATCTAGTCATAAAAGGTATGAAGATATTTGTGGAGAAAAGATCATTAAAAGCAGTGTTTTACTCAAGATATGTATTTTTTAAacattgtagataaattgtagtttaTGTTACTTTATGTTAAAACAGTCCTATAAATATAGTCTTGGTAAAATGTAGGTTAAATGTAAAACAGTCCAGATTATAGGTAAAATATAGGTTAAATGTAGTTAAATTGTAGTCTTGGTAAtaatttgtagataaattgtgGATAATATATTTTTGGGATTAGAGTATTTATTTCTTCTGTTTGTTGTGAAATTTAACTTCAACTGACAGTTATATACAGATATTACCTAGAACTTGAAGGTATTTCGTAAAAATTATGAACATATACAACTACAAAATTATATATAATAACTACATTGAATGTTTCCAAAATGTAAATATTGTGAAGATTATTTGTAGGCAAATTGTATTCTAACATCAAAATACTGATGTTTAATATAATGAAGATACAGTGCTGTAAACAACCAATTTATATTCAAGTGAACAACTAATAATGAAatataaaataacaaaacaaaaaggtatgttgcaataaaaaaataaaattttgttcaTAAAGTAGTGTATTCTCCTTCCACTACAAATTGGCATCAACTAAACTGGGAAAACAGGACACTATTTCTTCTTTCTCTGGACTCTAGTCTTCTCATTCAAAGTAGGAGCACCATTCCTCCTTGCTAGCCTGCCTGTAACCTCACTTTCACTGATTGACCCATCTTCTTGCTTCTTTGTAGCATAGTCCCATAGGAGAGCTCCATAGCGTCTACGGTGTTGGTCGATATCCGAAAGGTCTTCTGAAGGGATTGACAAATCTCCAAGGCTAACATATTCCGCAAAAGCAGTCacaaatacaccacaatcgctgcataagacaattttttttaattatttaacaaatgattataaaaaataataattaaacatCTAGAAAGAGAGAATAGTTGTTTTACAGTGATCCTTCCTTTTGCTGTGGAATCTCCGCAACCATTCACTGTATGTTGAGAGGGTCTATAACTGGTTTCTCAATGTATGTCTTTGTGGTCTTGAAGTCAATATCTTTACGCTTCCCGTAGAAATCAGTGCAAGACAAATATAGAGGGATAATGATTGAAAGCTTATCAACACATGATTCAATAGCATTATGATGGTGTGAAGACACCATGGAATCATACACATAAAGTTGTCTGTCCGCTATGCCGAAAACGACCAATAACCAATGGAAATTCTCTACAATGTTCACGGGCATGATGACATAGTCAACTTCATCCCAGGCAACATTAGCAAGAAGTCTATACCCAATAATATATTCTGCAACATCATCATCGGGTTTAACAACCGAGTAATTTTTTTCTGGcggagaacttatgaacttctcaTAGATTTGTTCAATCTTTGACTTGAACAAGCAATCGGTTGTTGTAAACctagtgttgttgttgttggggccATATTTGCCTCTTTTTCTCAGGTaatacataataacatcaatgtgctgcaaaataaaataaaatctactaTAAGCTACAGTGTAACTACAATTATCAACAAAGCAGCTACACTTTAAATTACAAAGCCAGAATTCAAATAATCTAACAAATAACTACACTTTAGCTGTTATACACAGCAACAAATGGAACACAACAACTACCATAAGGTCTCAATAATATCTAAATTCAAACTACAATTAATATTATAAGTCTTCAACTTGctctacaatttaactacaaatTAACTACAATCATGAAATACAGATATACCAATTCTGTCCAAAttaccaaatatacaatttttacatacaattcatcatcaaatatgatacataaggtCCAACCTAAATACAATCacactataaataataagagcAACATTTATAAGAAATGTCTACATTATAtctacaatttataataaaaggcATGGTCACATATATTTCATATCTACAATATAACTACAATTATACTACAAAACAGAAGACAAAATATATCTTGTGAATTTATTCTTTGATATTTACCGAGTCATTGAGGACTTGTCCAAGGTGAGCAAGGGAATAAAACCAGTGCTTCTTATCCACCTTTTCAACTCCAAGGTCTAACCAAGGCTTGATTTGGTTATCCTTTATGGAAAATGGAGCCTTCCTCCTGTAACAACAAATAAATGTCCAATCAAAAAAATCACAGAATGAATTACatatttaaactttaaaatgCTGAAATGAAAGTGTCAAATTAAGCATTCATACCGTCTTAGATACTTTGTCACTACGGTGGTATAACCACTTGTTGAACTTATCTAACACATCAGAATCTACATTTTCACCTATAAGAGTTGTGAAGGGGTGCTTGAGGTAGAAAAATTTAGGTCCAATAGAGCTGCTGTCTCCAGAACTATATAGAGGTATGGAAGGTGATCGTGCATGTTTTCCCGGTTGCCTGGTTCTCCCCGGATGAATAGGGGTTGCTTCATCTGGTATGGGCTCGCCATACTTAACCAATTGTGTTAAGTTGTTTGGTAACTCAAAGTCATCCAATGTCACACCCTTCTTATCAATGCCTGATCCTTCAGAAACAACTTCATCCACATGTTGTGCATCTTCACCTTCATTTAGCTGTTTCTCAATGACTTGTTCTGTCTGAGCTACTACAGTCACTTCGTGAATTGGGGACTGTGCATTGATATCTTTAAAATCTGTTACATAAAACATAACTTACTTAACAGGAATGTAAAATTGTATAAATAACAATTATTTATTCTGAATGACAGTATGATATTATACCTGCTTGTTCTACCTCAGCTGCTTCTTGAAATTCTGAATATAAGTCAACATGTGCTAGAACATGTTCTGGACAGACTGCAGCTtcaatttataattaaaaaaaggtAAATAATACTAGATAATGTTGCCTTGAAAGTTGTAGATATATGTAAGAAGTTGTAGATAAAATGTGAATAATATAACTATGCTCTATAAAGTTTTATACTAACTGTATATATTTATAGGTATTTTGTAGATACCTGTGTTGCTTGTCCTTGCATGCACTTGATCGCTAATATTGAACTGAAATTGCTGGTTGTTCACTCCTTGTTGTTGGTCATTGTTTTTGGTTGAACTACCAGCAAACTAAAGATTTTATGTTAGTTTGAGTATATTGTTTCATATGTCATAATTTGTTTTGGTATATAAATATATGTCAACTCTTACCTTTGCCTCATCCACATCATATCTCCTGTTTATCAAATTCAAAACACTCTTCACAGAATCATCTATAAACACTCGAAGGTCATGGAGTTCCTCAAATACAGCCTTCCTAAAATCCTCTAACTTTTCATCAACCTAAAAGTTAAAAATATAGTTAGTTGGTAATTTTATTCAAATAAATTACAAATCAGTTTAATTATGTATGAGGCAGTATTGTTTTCACAATTGTCTACAAATTGCTACAGTTAtactacaatttaactacaatgtGTGTAATCCCAACAGGGCTGACTATAGAATTAtactacaatttaactacaatgtATACTACATAAATTGTTATGAAATATTGATAAATTATAGCAAAAATGTAAATATTGTAGTTAATAATATTACCTGCTCAATTCCCTTTTCTAGCTTCCTGAGCTTCTTAGCCACAGATTCCTTGTCCTCTTGACAATCTGTATGTTTGGGTTCCAATGTTGGAGAATCAGCATTTGGAACCTCTGATGATTGTGCACCTTGTTCATCTTCATACTCAATCTTGTTTGGCAGAGTAAGCACTCCAATCTCTTCTCTAGATTCAGTCATGCTTGTGAACTGAATGATGAAAAAAAACAGTTAGTTCCACTAAGGAAGAAAATGTAGACTAATTGTAGATATTATGAAGGTAAATGTAGCAAcatataaaactaaaaaaaatacctTAATCCACTCAGGCTTGATCATCTTCTCTTCAAAGGCAGTTAACCAAATCTGCCCCTTAGTAGCTGACCATCTTAATATGCGAGGTATTGAGTCAGAACACCTCGTAGCAAGCTCCGTGCTGACGGTCGAACAACACTCATAAAGCCACACTTGCAAAGCTAATGAGCATCCCCGTATGAGATAAGAATGTACACAGAGATTTAGACGATGCCTAACGGATTCCATAACCTGATTGAACGATTTAATGCCCCATGAGTATGACTCAAACTGACCAGACTCTATCAAATAGAACCTAAAGTGGTCTAAAAAAGACACATGGTCTTTGTCATAAGGGCAAACAAAAAATTCCAAAAGATAAAGAATGCACAACTTGACTGCATCCTCATCGTTTACCCAAGATCTATTTGTTACTATGTTTTTCAAATACCACTTCTCTACTCTTTTTTTATTAGGAAAATAGCTATTCATTATTTTGCTAACATAACTAGAAGTATATCCATAATCTGTAAACTGATTCACACAATTTAAACCGGTAATTAAACCAAACTCTCTCAatgaaaaattcaattttttcccCTTTAAGTGGACTGAAAAAAATGATTCATTATACTTAGACAGTTCATACTTCATCAGAAGATGAATAGCTTGGTTTTGCATGTAAATGGAGGGGAGAGACACTAAGTAACCAAAACATGTATTTTTAAAAAGCTTTAAAGCATTTGGAGACAATAACTCTATCTGGCTAGGAATGCTAGGATCATACAAAGTGTGGAATCTAAGCACCCCATAATCCACATTATGTGGGGCAAAATAATGTCCATTCTGcacaaaatgataaattattTCACATTAGCAAACTGCATAAAAATGAAGCATTAATCTACATGTTATCTACATATAACTACACAATTTTAAAAAGTAACTACAGCTCTGTTTCAAAATTTAAAAGCTAACGACAATATAACTACAAAACgactacaaaataactacaattataAACTGTAGAAAATCACAActacaaataatctacaaaattaaGACAACTAATCTACAATTTACCAAAACACTTAAAACAGAGATTTTTACAtccaaaacaaaactaaaaaactGGAAACGAAAATAATAAATGTTTACCTTCCCCAAAAAAAATTTCTGAACCAATTTTGGGAGTTTTTTGGActgtttcttcattttttgttttgaggaAGCAGGAGACAACTTGGGTTTTTTAACTGTTGGAATTTTAGGGACATCTTCAACAAAGTCGTTATCTACACATACCTCTTTCCCCTTTCTTTTGAGTTGTTTGCCGCCTGGTGTAGCACTTCCTCCAGCGTCTACATCGTGCATTTGCTTTGTTCTCATCTCGACACGAATTTGTCTAGGAGATGAATTGTGAGTAGTGGGTTCCATTGCATGTGTAGATTTTACTTGTTTTTGTGGTGATTTTGGTGTTAAAACATCCAAATCGAAAGAGGGGATATCACCTATTGTAGAtttttttaagtatttttttGGGAGATTTGATGTTCTTCATGGTTTAACTTCAACTTGACTAAAGATGGGAACGAATTTTGTAGAATGATAACTTCAATATTTGGTGAATTTAAATGGAGAATAATGAAGAACGTGGGTAGCTTTTGTTCTGTAAAGAAGAAAACAGACGCTAAACATGGGGGAGTGAAGGGTAAAGGTAaaacgtggggggggggggggagttacGGGTAAAGGTAAAACGTGGAGAGGGGGGTTGagctgaaaggaaagagaaacaTGGGAATATACGGTCCTATAATTATGCGTCATATAAATGCCCCATTAATTATATCCCTGTTTTAAATTATGGTATATAAATGGTAATTtagtatactaaatgtaattatctctaaccttaaacattgagggtaataaggtttcgcATGTGGcataggaaggtaaaaattccAAATTACATTTCATTATATATTTTGTTACTGACAGAGTAAACCATTGTTTACATAATCAACATTTCCACACTACTAAGAATTCATGTACATTTCTTCTGACTGATGTAAAGCCTGTTGAGAATGGATGTGAACAAATATATTTTAACTGAACCTAGCAACTATCACTCCTCTGATAGACCCTACAAAAGCATACAATATCACAATCAGGCAAACCGTTGTATACACACGGAGCACTATAGCTTTGGTTTTCCAACTTTCAGTTTTTTTCTGGGTTAAGTACATCTCTACAGGGAAATAAACGACAACAGGCCAAAAAGTTATTGCTCCAGACACCCCCACAACCTGATTAAAGTAAGGGAATAATACTGCAATCCCTGTGATTAATGCAACATATGCTGTTCGGAAGACTAATCTCATCAAGTTCAATTCAAATGGCAGCATTGGTAATGGTTTCAGGGTGTGATTCTTGTGAATAAACTTGCTCTCTGGGAATTTCCTGGCAAACCATCTCTCAATATCTGCAAATAGCGGCTGGCTGAAAATCTGTAAAGCATATTCAAGTGAATATAAAAGATCAACTCCGAGTCCGAGGAAGTCAATAATGTTTGTTGGAAGCTTTTCAAAAGCTGAAAGCCAAGCTGGCATAACTGAGTTGAGAAATCCTTAAAAAGAGATACAactttgttttttcaaaaacaggtttaaaaatactttttcttcCAAAAACTCAACTAGTGGAGTTTGCATAACTCTATTTACAAAGAACTTAAAACAGAAATCGAACTACCAGAACGATCTACTGCTTAAAAAAACTGCAAAAGCACAAAAGTTGTCTAAGAGAATATGGGGAAACATTGTTAGACTTGAAAGAAGATTTAGGGAAAGGGTACCTGATATCCTCCAACAAGATGAAGAACAACACATGCATTAGCAAAATCTACTAGCCAATATGGTTCATAGAAACCGAATCCTGTCAAGAGGTTTCCCGGTGTGGAATTACCAAAGGCTGCATAACCAAATCCCCCACAGCAAAGGTTGAAAAACGTCGTAATACAGACTGCCATTATTGATACCTTCTTCATAGTGATCTTTTCTGGAGGAGGCGCCTTTAACGTGTCCTTCatatttttggatgttttaaTTAATTGCTTCAGTGTTGCTTTATCCCGTTTAAGAACATAATTTATTACTTAATGTAGAAAGCAAATTGCAGCACCTGTATCTCCAGAAAtataagagagaatggaaaggCAAAGGCAATGTCACCAAGTGCTTGAGCTACCAACCATAGTTTCTCAGCAGCAGTAGAACTTGGCAGTCCTGTAATGCTACCTTTGATTTCTCCATTTTCTGCACATCAAGATTTGGCAAGTGGAAATCTAATAAATATTTATTAGAGATTTTCTCTCTGCTAATGTTGCCTGAGATCCTAGTCATACCATGCTTGTTGATCTGAAGCATTTGTGGTATTAAATGACATGTGAAAGGTAACCTACCTATTACTTTGGCTAAGCCAAGTGCTGATCCGATAATTGAATATGTGAATGACATGACTGCAGCAACTATGGAGAGCCACTTCATATTCTGAAAATCAGGAATTTGAGACACTATAACTTGGATTAGTCCAAATATAACCATATATCTTGTACTTCCATATCGACAGGTAGCCTCATGCCCTTGATCATGATAGCAGTTTGATTTCTGGATTGCTCTGCAGACATTCAGAGAATTCGGTATTAATATCACCCATTACAGAAATCCTTCCTAATGCACTTCTATAGGTGTTAAAGCATTGAGAATAAGCGAGAGAGTTTTCAGAATGCGTGAGAGCAATACATCCCAGTCCTTGTATATTTATACTATGCAGCATAGCCTTATCTATAATGATTCCTTATTTCTTTGATTACATGACTCCTAATATCATTTAGGGACACATTTCCTTAATCCAATGAATATTATGACTTCCTCAATCCAGATCTCCCACCAAGAAAGATAACAAGTTTAAGTTTGAGAATGCATGATGGCAATATcaactcttttatatttatactatgtAATGTATACAAGGATTCCTGATCCCATTTGTTATGGAACTTCTATCCCTTGATAATGGGATATAATTCCTAATTTCACTAATTATTACATATagcttccttatctctctaatTATCTGATTGGAATGATGATTTGAGTACATATCTCTGCTTATAACAAGATTTCGAAGGTTTACAATGTATTACTAGCTAATTCTTGAACCCTTAAGATTCCCCAACTAGTTTATCTTAGAGTTGTTAAGGCTTAAGGGCATCTCAAGATAGTTTGAAATGAAAACCTCAGTAGTTTAGAGAAGATAAAATAGGAGGTCTAGCACTTGAATTTGGCTGGGAGATGGATATCAGAGAAAAAGAGTTTTGGATGAATTCAGTTATGATGATGAATACTCACTACTCAGCCAGAGTTGCAGAAACACTTCTTGTTCAGTAATTACTAGAACATGTAGCTATTAACACCACCATTTATCGGGATGATGAACTATCATAAACTGAGAGGTCATTACAGTTGCTATGGGTCCATAATTCATTATATATTGATGGCCAGGAGTTCATATCTGCTGATAGGATTATTCAACAGCAATAGTCCAAGTTATTTCAGTAAGCAACcatcaaaatattaatttttatagggcaaaatacataagtacccaCCTAATCTATGGCCCAAATCCCCCTTACACACTTTCTGTGGACGATAATAATATTACACATGCAACCTTTCTAAAGTGTAGCTAGTACACACTACTTTTTTCTTGACCAGCTTTTGAAAATATGTGTGAGGTCACGCGCCAATAAGGTCGTGACACGTGTCCTAactcaagaaaaaaaagaaaatactaaatttacaCCAATtgataatatttaaaagaaaacaaacaaaaaagaaacaaagCCCCCCCCCCCACGTTTCTCATCTTCTTCTGAACCCCATACCCGTCGACCTCCTCTTCTAAACTCCATCAGCCATGGAAAATCCCCACCAAAACAAAATATTAACATgaattttcaccatttttttagtctataaaattttcacttttttttttagtttctaaGTTTTGTTTGTTGTGGAATCACCATTGTTACCGATGGGTTTGCCACTGTAACAGTGGTCGAAAATGGAGGTCGTTGTTGTTTGCCTTTTTTTAACCAAGCGAGATCAGATTTGAACGAAGAACACCAGCTTGCCGAAAGATCTGATAGCTCCACCCACGCGGAGAAGATCTGAGCTCATCGATCATGAACTGACAGTGAAACTAATGACCTGACAATGGAGTTCTCGCTTGTTGCTTGAGTTTGTTGCCGGTATTACGAGTTATGGCTGACATCTTCTTAAAGGAGATGCAAGAGGGAGGAGATGAGGAGGCTGCGGTTGTCGCCGGCTTCCGGGGAGGGCTCCAAATGGGGAAGAAGGGCTTGGAtatcattttcttttcatttaattattaaattaacaaaaataaGTGGACAAATAAGATTTAGACATGTGTGCTTATATAAGGACTTGGACAGATAATGCATTGGTTTGACGCgctcattttttttgttaaacaCGCGCGTGCCATCTGGCAAACGTAGTGTGTATTAGCTACACTTTAGAAAGGTTGCATGTGTAATATTATTATCGTCTACAGAAAGTGTGTAAGGGGGATTTGGGCCATAGGTTAGGtgggtacttatgtattttgcctttttaTAGTATTGAAATGCAACCTTGGGGTCATGGACAAACCAAACAGAAGTTCAGTATGATAAGCAGCAAAACTTATAAAGGAAAGGTATGAGCAGAAATTGTTGAAAGGAGACATTGACAATACCAGTGGAGAAAAGATTACTGACATACCGAATGCTGATAGCGGATGTAATTGTATAAACTATTGCAACCTTTATGAAGTTTATACGAGCAATGATTCCACAAAACCACGCATTTCTTTCTCCTGAGATGCCAGAAGAAAAGAATTAGCCCTTTTGGTAAGAAGTGAATTGCTGCTCAAAAGGTGCACTTGAAATttcttacctaaaatattgaGAACAGCATCAAGGTAAGATGCATTTCTATTATCAGGGCCAGTATCTGAATCAGGAGATAGATAGCAGTTGCAGAGAAGAAATGCAGAAGTAA includes these proteins:
- the LOC142165233 gene encoding uncharacterized protein LOC142165233 — protein: MEPTTHNSSPRQIRVEMRTKQMHDVDAGGSATPGGKQLKRKGKENGHYFAPHNVDYGVLRFHTLYDPSIPSQIELLSPNALKLFKNTCFGYLVSLPSIYMQNQAIHLLMKYELSKYNESFFSVHLKGKKLNFSLREFGLITGLNCVNQFTDYGYTSSYVSKIMNSYFPNKKRVEKWYLKNIVTNRSWVNDEDAVKLCILYLLEFFVCPYDKDHVSFLDHFRFYLIESGQFESYSWGIKSFNQVMESVRHRLNLCVHSYLIRGCSLALQVWLYECCSTVSTELATRCSDSIPRILRWSATKGQIWLTAFEEKMIKPEWIKFTSMTESREEIGVLTLPNKIEYEDEQGAQSSEVPNADSPTLEPKHTDCQEDKESVAKKLRKLEKGIEQVDEKLEDFRKAVFEELHDLRVFIDDSVKSVLNLINRRYDVDEAKFAGSSTKNNDQQQGVNNQQFQFNISDQVHARTSNTAAVCPEHVLAHVDLYSEFQEAAEVEQADFKDINAQSPIHEVTVVAQTEQVIEKQLNEGEDAQHVDEVVSEGSGIDKKGVTLDDFELPNNLTQLVKYGEPIPDEATPIHPGRTRQPGKHARSPSIPLYSSGDSSSIGPKFFYLKHPFTTLIGENVDSDVLDKFNKWRKAPFSIKDNQIKPWLDLGVEKVDKKHWFYSLAHLGQVLNDSHIDVIMYYLRKRGKYGPNNNNTRFTTTDCLFKSKIEQIYEKFISSPPEKNYSVVKPDDDVAEYIIGYRLLANVAWDEVDYVIMPVNIVENFHWLLVVFGIADRQLYVYDSMVSSHHHNAIESCVDKLSIIIPLYLSCTDFYGKRKDIDFKTTKTYIEKPVIDPLNIQ
- the LOC107782114 gene encoding putative amino acid permease 7 isoform X1, with product MPLVVDEDADSHMPFLEANSSSSSSSSSSSSSPSSSTSLKRTGNEWTALAHIVTAVIGSGVLSLAWSMAQLGWIAGPLTMLSFACVTLTSAFLLCNCYLSPDSDTGPDNRNASYLDAVLNILGERNAWFCGIIARINFIKVAIVYTITSAISIRAIQKSNCYHDQGHEATCRYGSTRYMVIFGLIQVIVSQIPDFQNMKWLSIVAAVMSFTYSIIGSALGLAKVIENGEIKGSITGLPSSTAAEKLWLVAQALGDIAFAFPFSLIFLEIQDTLKAPPPEKITMKKVSIMAVCITTFFNLCCGGFGYAAFGNSTPGNLLTGFGFYEPYWLVDFANACVVLHLVGGYQIFSQPLFADIERWFARKFPESKFIHKNHTLKPLPMLPFELNLMRLVFRTAYVALITGIAVLFPYFNQVVGVSGAITFWPVVVYFPVEMYLTQKKTESWKTKAIVLRVYTTVCLIVILYAFVGSIRGVIVARFS
- the LOC107782114 gene encoding putative amino acid permease 7 isoform X3; the protein is MPLVVDEDADSHMPFLEANSSSSSSSSSSSSSPSSSTSLKRTGERNAWFCGIIARINFIKVAIVYTITSAISIRAIQKSNCYHDQGHEATCRYGSTRYMVIFGLIQVIVSQIPDFQNMKWLSIVAAVMSFTYSIIGSALGLAKVIENGEIKGSITGLPSSTAAEKLWLVAQALGDIAFAFPFSLIFLEIQDTLKAPPPEKITMKKVSIMAVCITTFFNLCCGGFGYAAFGNSTPGNLLTGFGFYEPYWLVDFANACVVLHLVGGYQIFSQPLFADIERWFARKFPESKFIHKNHTLKPLPMLPFELNLMRLVFRTAYVALITGIAVLFPYFNQVVGVSGAITFWPVVVYFPVEMYLTQKKTESWKTKAIVLRVYTTVCLIVILYAFVGSIRGVIVARFS
- the LOC107782114 gene encoding putative amino acid permease 7 isoform X2 codes for the protein MAQLGWIAGPLTMLSFACVTLTSAFLLCNCYLSPDSDTGPDNRNASYLDAVLNILGERNAWFCGIIARINFIKVAIVYTITSAISIRAIQKSNCYHDQGHEATCRYGSTRYMVIFGLIQVIVSQIPDFQNMKWLSIVAAVMSFTYSIIGSALGLAKVIENGEIKGSITGLPSSTAAEKLWLVAQALGDIAFAFPFSLIFLEIQDTLKAPPPEKITMKKVSIMAVCITTFFNLCCGGFGYAAFGNSTPGNLLTGFGFYEPYWLVDFANACVVLHLVGGYQIFSQPLFADIERWFARKFPESKFIHKNHTLKPLPMLPFELNLMRLVFRTAYVALITGIAVLFPYFNQVVGVSGAITFWPVVVYFPVEMYLTQKKTESWKTKAIVLRVYTTVCLIVILYAFVGSIRGVIVARFS